Proteins from a genomic interval of Quercus lobata isolate SW786 chromosome 11, ValleyOak3.0 Primary Assembly, whole genome shotgun sequence:
- the LOC115968232 gene encoding uncharacterized protein LOC115968232 isoform X3 translates to MDSFDDILGEPAANRAQAGAKFRPKAKPRPRKETPASVHPTISSNTEEDTAILPITNVGTLESIQPADVDNKLNNEFGSSIANSAENITKNNEGSFSGVPNLDDTTKLILVNPSSQVVATSEDVVSIDALPKEVAVTDINGDWHFSFRQSETEALDIADDRLRDPFTLSFSTPEIVGTKVPSKECSISDDLHSEAAILDGNGKLHPNNKKLAEEVDSLGLDLDPLEDNLHGHVTNKSRGGGKFKPKAKIRPRNETSTSLPSAPSNATEEKPVMLSSTSLETEQYAQPVAEIKLTNEDGLSAVTLEIVGTREPSKDNECSFPDKRISESIKSSSQLVTGEDVGSRDALQSEVAMCDSNSVWHSSIGMLSSEVDCMGFELEPFGDNEGEGSLFHAETSTLLASNNKDMEENFGIPACSFVDSSALRVCDAAEPHTCSDPHMAPDPVTCREDAFSNQYGDFQIENGRLEAEFQEAGTFSGMETLDFMSEANIASGRQTGKFRPKPKMKTGKEKHSTAISHPQAESVLHLQGPQLVTSETGYMASVPAFPADCVQDDSMRFGEFIPSDPASVIMMNEELRNLAESSHSDGPILGDILHSEDVPEIPVEVNAKIGKGEASTASNLPHKQKQKQSATAGEENDGGKSSRKLRKRVAFQLTDEQDDGANDDFSAEPPSNSSIDEDEDENNNDEYKVESKSQKKRAPRKSKKPEAENGKPVRKRKKASEAPDQSTEKPPKKFSHSTRRNRRCVDKALLETPEDEIDPQRLPIKDLILLAEHKERLASKEAAALKTPSTNLSSSNSFHEEDPYNGEEAFASEQGRGSDDDEPNYEVPISDRLINYQSYMDKTPRTRWSKQDTELFYEAVRQFGTDFSMIQQLFPGRTRHQVKLKFKKEERQYPFRLSEALASRSKDHSHFQLVIERLQQASQAEQHSNREDSVGVTGEEEVEGLETETNEAAKPEEDEEVVIKDQEVDFAEVHSPVKSYASDDGPDDWI, encoded by the exons ATGGATTCTTTTGACGATATTCTTGGCGAACCAGCCGCCAACCGTG CTCAGGCTGGTGCTAAGTTTAGACCAAAAGCTAAACCACGGCCTAGAAAAGAAACACCTGCCTCGGTTCATCCGACAATCAGTAGCAATACAGAAGAAGACACTGCTATACTACCCATTACCAATGTGGGCACATTGGAATCCATTCAGCCTGCTGATGTGGATAATAAATTGAATAATGAATTTGGTTCATCTATAGCTAATTCAGCAGAAAATATCACAAAGAACAATGAGGGTTCATTTTCAGGAGTTCCAAACTTAGATGATACCACAAAATTGATATTAGTGAACCCTTCATCACAAGTTGTTGCAACCAGTGAGGATGTGGTCTCCATTGATGCGCTACCTAAGGAGGTTGCAGTGACTGATATCAATGGTGACTGGCACTTTAGCTTTAGGCAATCGGAAACTGAG GCTCTTGATATTGCAGATGATAGACTGAGGGATCCATTTACCTTATCCTTCTCTACCCCTGAGATTGTTGGGACTAAGGTGCCAAGCAAAGAGTGTTCAATTTCCGATGATCTGCATTCAGAGGCTGCCATTTTGGATGGAAATGGCAAATTACATCCTAACAACAAGAAGTTGGCCGAAGAG GTTGATTCCTTGGGATTGGATTTGGACCCACTTGAAGATAATCTTCATGGTCATGTCACAAATAAAT CTAGGGGTGGTGGCAAGTTTAAACCCAAGGCTAAAATCCGCCCCAGAAATGAAACCTCTACTTCACTCCCATCAGCTCCTTCAAATGCTACAGAGGAGAAACCTGTTATGCTAAGTTCCACAAGCTTAGAAACAGAACAATATGCTCAGCCTgttgcagaaattaaattgacaaatGAGGACGGTCTATCTGCGGTTACCTTAGAGATTGTGGGCACTAGGGAGCCATCAAAAGACAACGAATGTTCATTTCCTGACAAGAGAATCTCGGAATCAATCAAGTCTTCATCCCAACTTGTGACGGGAGAGGATGTTGGCAGTAGAGATGCGCTGCAGTCAGAGGTTGCAATGTGTGATAGCAACAGTGTTTGGCATTCTAGCATCGGAATGTTGTCATCAGAG GTAGATTGCATGGGGTTTGAATTAGAGCCTTTTGGTGATAATGAAGGGGAAGGTTCTCTTTTTCATGCAGAAACATCTACTCTTCTTGCTTCCAATAATAAGGACATGGAGGAAAATTTTGGTATTCCTGCTTGTAGTTTTGTTGACTCTTCAGCACTCAGGGTTTGTGATGCTGCAGAGCCTCATACTTGCTCTGATCCTCATATGGCCCCAGACCCAGTAACCTGCAGGGAAGATGCTTTTTCTAACCAGTATGGAGATTTTCAGATTGAAAATGGAAGGTTGGAAGCAGAG TTTCAGGAAGCTGGAACCTTTTCTGGCATGGAAACCCTAGATTTTATGTCTGAGGCCAACATTGCATCTG gACGGCAAACTGGCAAGTTTCGACCCAAGCCCAAGATgaaaactggaaaagaaaaacatagcACTGCCATTTCTCACCCACAAGCTGAGTCTGTTTTGCATTTGCAAGGTCCTCAGTTGGTTACTTCTGAAACTGGGTACATGGCTTCAGTTCCTGCCTTCCCAGCTGACTGTGTACAGGATGACTCCATGAGGTTCGGTGAATTTATTCCCTCAGATCCAGCCTCTGTCATTATGATGAATGAAGAATTGAGAAACCTTGCAGAATCTTCTCACTCAGATGGCCCTATTTTGGGGGATATTCTGCATTCTGAGGATGTTCCTGAAATTCCTGTAGAAGTG AATGCTAAGATTGGAAAGGGGGAAGCTTCTACAGCATCAAATCTTCCTCAtaaacagaaacagaaacaaTCTGCTACAGCTGGTGAAGAGAATGATGGTGGCAAATCATCAAGGAAGCTGAGAAAGCGAGTAGCTTTTCAACTTACTGATGAGCAGGATGATGGGGCTAATGATGATTTTTCTGCTGAACCTCCCAGTAATTCTAGTatagatgaagatgaagatgaaaacAACAATGATGAATATAAAGTGGAAAGTAAATCCCAGAAGAAAAGAGCTCCAAGAAAGTCAAAGAAACCTGAGGCTGAAAATGGAAAACCTGTACGAAAGCGTAAGAAGGCCAGTGAAGCACCAGATCAGTCAACTGAGAAACCTcccaaaaaattttctcattcCACTCGTCGAAACAGAAGATGTG tgGACAAAGCTTTGCTTGAAACCCCGGAGGATGAGATTGACCCTCAAAGGTTGCCTATAAAGGATCTTATTCTGCTTGCAGAGCATAAAGAGCGATTAGCG AGCAAAGAGGCAGCAGCATTAAAAACACCCTCGACAAATTTAAG TTCTTCTAATTCATTTCATGAGGAAGACCCTTATAATGGAGAAGAGGCCTTTGCTTCAGAACAAGGCAGAGGTTCTGATGATGATGAACCAAATTATGAGGTTCCAATAAGTGACCGTCTGATTAATTACCAATCATACATGGACAAAACACCTAGAACAAGATGGTCAAAACAAGACACAGAATTGTTCTATGAG GCTGTACGTCAGTTTGGGACAGATTTTTCTATGATACAACAACTTTTTCCTGGCCGAACACGTCATCAAGTAAAGTTGAAATTTAAGAAGGAAGAGCGTCAATATCCATTTCGGCTTTCGGAAGCCTTGGCCAGTCGTTCTAAAG ATCATTCCCATTTCCAATTGGTGATTGAGCGGCTACAACAAGCTTCTCAGGCTGAGCAGCACTCTAACAGAGAGGACTCAGTTGGCGTGACAGgggaggaggaggtggaggGATTGGAAACTGAAACTAAT GAGGCAgcaaaacctgaggaggatgaGGAAGTAGTTATTAAAGACCAGGAAGTAGATTTTGCAGAAGTTCATAGTCCTGTGAAGTCTTATGCAAGTGATGATGGCCCTGATGACTGGATATAA
- the LOC115968232 gene encoding uncharacterized protein LOC115968232 isoform X1, producing MDSFDDILGEPAANRAQAGAKFRPKAKPRPRKETPASVHPTISSNTEEDTAILPITNVGTLESIQPADVDNKLNNEFGSSIANSAENITKNNEGSFSGVPNLDDTTKLILVNPSSQVVATSEDVVSIDALPKEVAVTDINGDWHFSFRQSETEADSVGLDVDPSADISPEPVTLTSAGSDLKTSVQALDIADDRLRDPFTLSFSTPEIVGTKVPSKECSISDDLHSEAAILDGNGKLHPNNKKLAEEVDSLGLDLDPLEDNLHGHVTNKSRGGGKFKPKAKIRPRNETSTSLPSAPSNATEEKPVMLSSTSLETEQYAQPVAEIKLTNEDGLSAVTLEIVGTREPSKDNECSFPDKRISESIKSSSQLVTGEDVGSRDALQSEVAMCDSNSVWHSSIGMLSSEVDCMGFELEPFGDNEGEGSLFHAETSTLLASNNKDMEENFGIPACSFVDSSALRVCDAAEPHTCSDPHMAPDPVTCREDAFSNQYGDFQIENGRLEAEFQEAGTFSGMETLDFMSEANIASGRQTGKFRPKPKMKTGKEKHSTAISHPQAESVLHLQGPQLVTSETGYMASVPAFPADCVQDDSMRFGEFIPSDPASVIMMNEELRNLAESSHSDGPILGDILHSEDVPEIPVEVNAKIGKGEASTASNLPHKQKQKQSATAGEENDGGKSSRKLRKRVAFQLTDEQDDGANDDFSAEPPSNSSIDEDEDENNNDEYKVESKSQKKRAPRKSKKPEAENGKPVRKRKKASEAPDQSTEKPPKKFSHSTRRNRRCVDKALLETPEDEIDPQRLPIKDLILLAEHKERLASKEAAALKTPSTNLSSSNSFHEEDPYNGEEAFASEQGRGSDDDEPNYEVPISDRLINYQSYMDKTPRTRWSKQDTELFYEAVRQFGTDFSMIQQLFPGRTRHQVKLKFKKEERQYPFRLSEALASRSKDHSHFQLVIERLQQASQAEQHSNREDSVGVTGEEEVEGLETETNEAAKPEEDEEVVIKDQEVDFAEVHSPVKSYASDDGPDDWI from the exons ATGGATTCTTTTGACGATATTCTTGGCGAACCAGCCGCCAACCGTG CTCAGGCTGGTGCTAAGTTTAGACCAAAAGCTAAACCACGGCCTAGAAAAGAAACACCTGCCTCGGTTCATCCGACAATCAGTAGCAATACAGAAGAAGACACTGCTATACTACCCATTACCAATGTGGGCACATTGGAATCCATTCAGCCTGCTGATGTGGATAATAAATTGAATAATGAATTTGGTTCATCTATAGCTAATTCAGCAGAAAATATCACAAAGAACAATGAGGGTTCATTTTCAGGAGTTCCAAACTTAGATGATACCACAAAATTGATATTAGTGAACCCTTCATCACAAGTTGTTGCAACCAGTGAGGATGTGGTCTCCATTGATGCGCTACCTAAGGAGGTTGCAGTGACTGATATCAATGGTGACTGGCACTTTAGCTTTAGGCAATCGGAAACTGAG GCAGACTCTGTGGGGTTGGATGTAGACCCTTCTGCTGACATATCTCCTGAGCCTGTTACACTTACCTCTGCTGGCTCAGATTTGAAAACATCTGTTCAGGCTCTTGATATTGCAGATGATAGACTGAGGGATCCATTTACCTTATCCTTCTCTACCCCTGAGATTGTTGGGACTAAGGTGCCAAGCAAAGAGTGTTCAATTTCCGATGATCTGCATTCAGAGGCTGCCATTTTGGATGGAAATGGCAAATTACATCCTAACAACAAGAAGTTGGCCGAAGAG GTTGATTCCTTGGGATTGGATTTGGACCCACTTGAAGATAATCTTCATGGTCATGTCACAAATAAAT CTAGGGGTGGTGGCAAGTTTAAACCCAAGGCTAAAATCCGCCCCAGAAATGAAACCTCTACTTCACTCCCATCAGCTCCTTCAAATGCTACAGAGGAGAAACCTGTTATGCTAAGTTCCACAAGCTTAGAAACAGAACAATATGCTCAGCCTgttgcagaaattaaattgacaaatGAGGACGGTCTATCTGCGGTTACCTTAGAGATTGTGGGCACTAGGGAGCCATCAAAAGACAACGAATGTTCATTTCCTGACAAGAGAATCTCGGAATCAATCAAGTCTTCATCCCAACTTGTGACGGGAGAGGATGTTGGCAGTAGAGATGCGCTGCAGTCAGAGGTTGCAATGTGTGATAGCAACAGTGTTTGGCATTCTAGCATCGGAATGTTGTCATCAGAG GTAGATTGCATGGGGTTTGAATTAGAGCCTTTTGGTGATAATGAAGGGGAAGGTTCTCTTTTTCATGCAGAAACATCTACTCTTCTTGCTTCCAATAATAAGGACATGGAGGAAAATTTTGGTATTCCTGCTTGTAGTTTTGTTGACTCTTCAGCACTCAGGGTTTGTGATGCTGCAGAGCCTCATACTTGCTCTGATCCTCATATGGCCCCAGACCCAGTAACCTGCAGGGAAGATGCTTTTTCTAACCAGTATGGAGATTTTCAGATTGAAAATGGAAGGTTGGAAGCAGAG TTTCAGGAAGCTGGAACCTTTTCTGGCATGGAAACCCTAGATTTTATGTCTGAGGCCAACATTGCATCTG gACGGCAAACTGGCAAGTTTCGACCCAAGCCCAAGATgaaaactggaaaagaaaaacatagcACTGCCATTTCTCACCCACAAGCTGAGTCTGTTTTGCATTTGCAAGGTCCTCAGTTGGTTACTTCTGAAACTGGGTACATGGCTTCAGTTCCTGCCTTCCCAGCTGACTGTGTACAGGATGACTCCATGAGGTTCGGTGAATTTATTCCCTCAGATCCAGCCTCTGTCATTATGATGAATGAAGAATTGAGAAACCTTGCAGAATCTTCTCACTCAGATGGCCCTATTTTGGGGGATATTCTGCATTCTGAGGATGTTCCTGAAATTCCTGTAGAAGTG AATGCTAAGATTGGAAAGGGGGAAGCTTCTACAGCATCAAATCTTCCTCAtaaacagaaacagaaacaaTCTGCTACAGCTGGTGAAGAGAATGATGGTGGCAAATCATCAAGGAAGCTGAGAAAGCGAGTAGCTTTTCAACTTACTGATGAGCAGGATGATGGGGCTAATGATGATTTTTCTGCTGAACCTCCCAGTAATTCTAGTatagatgaagatgaagatgaaaacAACAATGATGAATATAAAGTGGAAAGTAAATCCCAGAAGAAAAGAGCTCCAAGAAAGTCAAAGAAACCTGAGGCTGAAAATGGAAAACCTGTACGAAAGCGTAAGAAGGCCAGTGAAGCACCAGATCAGTCAACTGAGAAACCTcccaaaaaattttctcattcCACTCGTCGAAACAGAAGATGTG tgGACAAAGCTTTGCTTGAAACCCCGGAGGATGAGATTGACCCTCAAAGGTTGCCTATAAAGGATCTTATTCTGCTTGCAGAGCATAAAGAGCGATTAGCG AGCAAAGAGGCAGCAGCATTAAAAACACCCTCGACAAATTTAAG TTCTTCTAATTCATTTCATGAGGAAGACCCTTATAATGGAGAAGAGGCCTTTGCTTCAGAACAAGGCAGAGGTTCTGATGATGATGAACCAAATTATGAGGTTCCAATAAGTGACCGTCTGATTAATTACCAATCATACATGGACAAAACACCTAGAACAAGATGGTCAAAACAAGACACAGAATTGTTCTATGAG GCTGTACGTCAGTTTGGGACAGATTTTTCTATGATACAACAACTTTTTCCTGGCCGAACACGTCATCAAGTAAAGTTGAAATTTAAGAAGGAAGAGCGTCAATATCCATTTCGGCTTTCGGAAGCCTTGGCCAGTCGTTCTAAAG ATCATTCCCATTTCCAATTGGTGATTGAGCGGCTACAACAAGCTTCTCAGGCTGAGCAGCACTCTAACAGAGAGGACTCAGTTGGCGTGACAGgggaggaggaggtggaggGATTGGAAACTGAAACTAAT GAGGCAgcaaaacctgaggaggatgaGGAAGTAGTTATTAAAGACCAGGAAGTAGATTTTGCAGAAGTTCATAGTCCTGTGAAGTCTTATGCAAGTGATGATGGCCCTGATGACTGGATATAA
- the LOC115968232 gene encoding uncharacterized protein LOC115968232 isoform X2, which produces MDSFDDILGEPAANRAQAGAKFRPKAKPRPRKETPASVHPTISSNTEEDTAILPITNVGTLESIQPADVDNKLNNEFGSSIANSAENITKNNEGSFSGVPNLDDTTKLILVNPSSQVVATSEDVVSIDALPKEVAVTDINGDWHFSFRQSETEADSVGLDVDPSADISPEPVTLTSAGSDLKTSVQALDIADDRLRDPFTLSFSTPEIVGTKVPSKECSISDDLHSEAAILDGNGKLHPNNKKLAEEVDSLGLDLDPLEDNLHGHVTNKSRGGGKFKPKAKIRPRNETSTSLPSAPSNATEEKPVMLSSTSLETEQYAQPVAEIKLTNEDGLSAVTLEIVGTREPSKDNECSFPDKRISESIKSSSQLVTGEDVGSRDALQSEVAMCDSNSVWHSSIGMLSSEVDCMGFELEPFGDNEGEGSLFHAETSTLLASNNKDMEENFGIPACSFVDSSALRVCDAAEPHTCSDPHMAPDPVTCREDAFSNQYGDFQIENGRLEAEEAGTFSGMETLDFMSEANIASGRQTGKFRPKPKMKTGKEKHSTAISHPQAESVLHLQGPQLVTSETGYMASVPAFPADCVQDDSMRFGEFIPSDPASVIMMNEELRNLAESSHSDGPILGDILHSEDVPEIPVEVNAKIGKGEASTASNLPHKQKQKQSATAGEENDGGKSSRKLRKRVAFQLTDEQDDGANDDFSAEPPSNSSIDEDEDENNNDEYKVESKSQKKRAPRKSKKPEAENGKPVRKRKKASEAPDQSTEKPPKKFSHSTRRNRRCVDKALLETPEDEIDPQRLPIKDLILLAEHKERLASKEAAALKTPSTNLSSSNSFHEEDPYNGEEAFASEQGRGSDDDEPNYEVPISDRLINYQSYMDKTPRTRWSKQDTELFYEAVRQFGTDFSMIQQLFPGRTRHQVKLKFKKEERQYPFRLSEALASRSKDHSHFQLVIERLQQASQAEQHSNREDSVGVTGEEEVEGLETETNEAAKPEEDEEVVIKDQEVDFAEVHSPVKSYASDDGPDDWI; this is translated from the exons ATGGATTCTTTTGACGATATTCTTGGCGAACCAGCCGCCAACCGTG CTCAGGCTGGTGCTAAGTTTAGACCAAAAGCTAAACCACGGCCTAGAAAAGAAACACCTGCCTCGGTTCATCCGACAATCAGTAGCAATACAGAAGAAGACACTGCTATACTACCCATTACCAATGTGGGCACATTGGAATCCATTCAGCCTGCTGATGTGGATAATAAATTGAATAATGAATTTGGTTCATCTATAGCTAATTCAGCAGAAAATATCACAAAGAACAATGAGGGTTCATTTTCAGGAGTTCCAAACTTAGATGATACCACAAAATTGATATTAGTGAACCCTTCATCACAAGTTGTTGCAACCAGTGAGGATGTGGTCTCCATTGATGCGCTACCTAAGGAGGTTGCAGTGACTGATATCAATGGTGACTGGCACTTTAGCTTTAGGCAATCGGAAACTGAG GCAGACTCTGTGGGGTTGGATGTAGACCCTTCTGCTGACATATCTCCTGAGCCTGTTACACTTACCTCTGCTGGCTCAGATTTGAAAACATCTGTTCAGGCTCTTGATATTGCAGATGATAGACTGAGGGATCCATTTACCTTATCCTTCTCTACCCCTGAGATTGTTGGGACTAAGGTGCCAAGCAAAGAGTGTTCAATTTCCGATGATCTGCATTCAGAGGCTGCCATTTTGGATGGAAATGGCAAATTACATCCTAACAACAAGAAGTTGGCCGAAGAG GTTGATTCCTTGGGATTGGATTTGGACCCACTTGAAGATAATCTTCATGGTCATGTCACAAATAAAT CTAGGGGTGGTGGCAAGTTTAAACCCAAGGCTAAAATCCGCCCCAGAAATGAAACCTCTACTTCACTCCCATCAGCTCCTTCAAATGCTACAGAGGAGAAACCTGTTATGCTAAGTTCCACAAGCTTAGAAACAGAACAATATGCTCAGCCTgttgcagaaattaaattgacaaatGAGGACGGTCTATCTGCGGTTACCTTAGAGATTGTGGGCACTAGGGAGCCATCAAAAGACAACGAATGTTCATTTCCTGACAAGAGAATCTCGGAATCAATCAAGTCTTCATCCCAACTTGTGACGGGAGAGGATGTTGGCAGTAGAGATGCGCTGCAGTCAGAGGTTGCAATGTGTGATAGCAACAGTGTTTGGCATTCTAGCATCGGAATGTTGTCATCAGAG GTAGATTGCATGGGGTTTGAATTAGAGCCTTTTGGTGATAATGAAGGGGAAGGTTCTCTTTTTCATGCAGAAACATCTACTCTTCTTGCTTCCAATAATAAGGACATGGAGGAAAATTTTGGTATTCCTGCTTGTAGTTTTGTTGACTCTTCAGCACTCAGGGTTTGTGATGCTGCAGAGCCTCATACTTGCTCTGATCCTCATATGGCCCCAGACCCAGTAACCTGCAGGGAAGATGCTTTTTCTAACCAGTATGGAGATTTTCAGATTGAAAATGGAAGGTTGGAAGCAGAG GAAGCTGGAACCTTTTCTGGCATGGAAACCCTAGATTTTATGTCTGAGGCCAACATTGCATCTG gACGGCAAACTGGCAAGTTTCGACCCAAGCCCAAGATgaaaactggaaaagaaaaacatagcACTGCCATTTCTCACCCACAAGCTGAGTCTGTTTTGCATTTGCAAGGTCCTCAGTTGGTTACTTCTGAAACTGGGTACATGGCTTCAGTTCCTGCCTTCCCAGCTGACTGTGTACAGGATGACTCCATGAGGTTCGGTGAATTTATTCCCTCAGATCCAGCCTCTGTCATTATGATGAATGAAGAATTGAGAAACCTTGCAGAATCTTCTCACTCAGATGGCCCTATTTTGGGGGATATTCTGCATTCTGAGGATGTTCCTGAAATTCCTGTAGAAGTG AATGCTAAGATTGGAAAGGGGGAAGCTTCTACAGCATCAAATCTTCCTCAtaaacagaaacagaaacaaTCTGCTACAGCTGGTGAAGAGAATGATGGTGGCAAATCATCAAGGAAGCTGAGAAAGCGAGTAGCTTTTCAACTTACTGATGAGCAGGATGATGGGGCTAATGATGATTTTTCTGCTGAACCTCCCAGTAATTCTAGTatagatgaagatgaagatgaaaacAACAATGATGAATATAAAGTGGAAAGTAAATCCCAGAAGAAAAGAGCTCCAAGAAAGTCAAAGAAACCTGAGGCTGAAAATGGAAAACCTGTACGAAAGCGTAAGAAGGCCAGTGAAGCACCAGATCAGTCAACTGAGAAACCTcccaaaaaattttctcattcCACTCGTCGAAACAGAAGATGTG tgGACAAAGCTTTGCTTGAAACCCCGGAGGATGAGATTGACCCTCAAAGGTTGCCTATAAAGGATCTTATTCTGCTTGCAGAGCATAAAGAGCGATTAGCG AGCAAAGAGGCAGCAGCATTAAAAACACCCTCGACAAATTTAAG TTCTTCTAATTCATTTCATGAGGAAGACCCTTATAATGGAGAAGAGGCCTTTGCTTCAGAACAAGGCAGAGGTTCTGATGATGATGAACCAAATTATGAGGTTCCAATAAGTGACCGTCTGATTAATTACCAATCATACATGGACAAAACACCTAGAACAAGATGGTCAAAACAAGACACAGAATTGTTCTATGAG GCTGTACGTCAGTTTGGGACAGATTTTTCTATGATACAACAACTTTTTCCTGGCCGAACACGTCATCAAGTAAAGTTGAAATTTAAGAAGGAAGAGCGTCAATATCCATTTCGGCTTTCGGAAGCCTTGGCCAGTCGTTCTAAAG ATCATTCCCATTTCCAATTGGTGATTGAGCGGCTACAACAAGCTTCTCAGGCTGAGCAGCACTCTAACAGAGAGGACTCAGTTGGCGTGACAGgggaggaggaggtggaggGATTGGAAACTGAAACTAAT GAGGCAgcaaaacctgaggaggatgaGGAAGTAGTTATTAAAGACCAGGAAGTAGATTTTGCAGAAGTTCATAGTCCTGTGAAGTCTTATGCAAGTGATGATGGCCCTGATGACTGGATATAA